The following coding sequences are from one Arachis hypogaea cultivar Tifrunner chromosome 7, arahy.Tifrunner.gnm2.J5K5, whole genome shotgun sequence window:
- the LOC112702473 gene encoding deoxyhypusine hydroxylase, translated as MMASSNDAVFTSSKDTEKFLCNLLLDSTQPISDRFRALFSLRNLKGPAPRDALILATRDSSNLLAHEAAFALGQMQETEAIPALAAVLNDHSLHPIVRHEAAEALGAIGSYGNIPLLKSSLDLDPAQEVRETCELALERIRHVKDAGNSDDSSTTDISPFKSVDPAAPTCSCTSVQQLREILLDEEKGMYERYAALFAIRNDGGEEAVAAIIDSLGSKGALLRHEVAYVLGQLQDKAASAALSNILKDVNEHPMVRHEAAEALGSIADDQSVALLEEFTADPEPLVSQSCQVALSMLEYERSGKSFEFLFIRTPTVH; from the exons ATGATGGCTTCCTCCAACGACGCTGTTTTCACTTCGTCAAAGGACACCGAAAAGTTCCTCTGTAACTTGTTGCTGGATTCCACACAACCCATCTCTGACCGCTTCAGAGCCCTCTTCTCACTTCGCAACCTCAAAGGCCCCGCCCCTCGCGATGCCCTCATTCTTg CCACGAGAGATTCATCAAATTTGTTGGCACATGAAGCTGCATTTGCATTGGGCCAAATGCAGGAAACCGAAGCCATTCCAGCTTTGGCAGCAGTTCTAAATGACCATTCTTTGCATCCAATTGTTCGCCATGAG GCAGCTGAAGCACTTGGTGCTATTGGTTCATACGGTAACATTCCCCTGCTGAAGAGTAGTTTGGATTTAGATCCGGCTCAGGAGGTCCGCGAAACTTGTGAGTTGGCTCTTGAACGTATTCGACATGTAAAAGATGCTGGAAATAGTGATGATTCATCTACAACTGATATTTCACCTTTTAAGTCGGTTGATCCAGCCGCACCGACATGCTCTTGTACCTCGGTACAACAACTGAG GGAAATACTTCTGGATGAAGAAAAAGGGATGTATGAGAGATATGCAGCTCTTTTTGCAATTAGAAATGATGGTGGAGAGGAAGCTGTTGCTGCTATTATCGATTCATTGGGTTCAAAAGGCGCTCTTCTACGTCATGAG GTTGCGTATGTTCTGGGTCAGTTGCAAGACAAAGCTGCTTCAGCTGCTCTATCTAACATACTTAAAGATGTGAATGAGCACCCAATGGTTAGACATGAAGCTGCTGAAGCTCTTGGATCAATTGCAG ATGACCAAAGTGTAGCCCTTCTTGAGGAGTTTACAGCAGATCCGGAGCCTCTTGTCTCTCAAAGCTGTCAAGTTGCACTAAGCATGCTAGAATATGAGCGATCAGGAAAATCATTTGAG TTCCTCTTCATTCGAACTCCAACTGTGCATTGA